The proteins below are encoded in one region of Cytophagales bacterium:
- the htpG gene encoding molecular chaperone HtpG, translating into MKEKGSISIHTENIFPIIKKFLYSDHEIFLRELVSNAVDATQKIKRLASLGEYQGELGNLTVDVKVDKDKKTIKIIDKGIGMTAEEIKKYINQIAFSGATEFLEQYKDKGEDQQIIGHFGLGFYSAFMVAKKVEIKTLSHKEGAEGAKWVCDGSTEFEISAVKKKTRGTEITLHIADDSEEFLEDHRIQGILDKYSKFMPVPIRFGTKDESVEDGQDEEGKPKYKTVKKDNMVNDTEPIWTKSPNDLKDEDYLKFYKDLYPFSEDPLFWIHLNVDYPFNLTGILYFPKLKKDFEMQKNKIQLYSRQVFITDEVKDVVPDFLQLLHGTIDSPDIPLNVSRSFLQADGNVKKINGYITKKVADKLVELFKKDREGYENKWNDIGLFVKYGLISEEKFQEKAKDFVLLQNIDEKFFTIEEYKEHIKATQVDKSETSVFLYTNDQAKQHTYVDAAKKRGYDVLVLNEVLDSHFIQNVEQKFEKVTFKRVDSDVIDKLIDKGETQESVLSDDEKTSVKELFEKAINNTSNMVSVEAMATDDLPVAVTLPEFMRRMKDMQATGGGGPMMFGDMPLNLSVAVNANHAITRKIIDAENEDDKVALAKQAYDLALLSQGMLDGESLTNFIKRSVDLAAN; encoded by the coding sequence CGGAAAATATCTTTCCGATCATCAAGAAATTCCTCTATTCCGATCACGAAATCTTTTTAAGGGAGTTGGTTTCCAACGCCGTTGATGCCACACAAAAAATCAAACGCCTTGCTTCCCTCGGTGAATACCAGGGTGAATTGGGTAACCTGACCGTTGATGTGAAGGTCGACAAAGACAAGAAGACCATCAAGATCATTGATAAAGGCATCGGTATGACTGCCGAAGAGATCAAAAAATACATCAACCAAATCGCCTTCTCAGGAGCCACCGAGTTCCTGGAGCAGTACAAAGACAAAGGTGAAGACCAGCAGATCATCGGTCACTTTGGACTTGGTTTCTACTCTGCCTTCATGGTAGCGAAAAAAGTAGAAATCAAAACGCTTTCTCATAAAGAAGGCGCTGAAGGTGCCAAGTGGGTTTGTGATGGTAGCACAGAATTTGAAATTTCTGCGGTCAAAAAGAAAACTCGTGGAACGGAGATCACCCTCCACATTGCCGACGACAGTGAGGAGTTTTTGGAAGATCACAGAATTCAGGGCATCCTGGATAAATATTCCAAATTCATGCCTGTGCCGATCCGCTTCGGAACCAAAGACGAAAGCGTAGAAGATGGCCAGGATGAAGAAGGCAAGCCTAAATACAAGACGGTCAAGAAGGACAACATGGTCAATGATACCGAGCCTATCTGGACCAAGTCTCCTAACGACCTGAAAGACGAGGATTACCTGAAGTTCTATAAGGACCTGTATCCTTTCTCAGAAGATCCATTGTTCTGGATCCATCTGAATGTCGATTATCCATTCAACCTGACGGGAATCCTGTATTTCCCTAAGTTGAAAAAGGATTTCGAGATGCAGAAAAACAAAATCCAACTGTACTCTCGTCAGGTGTTCATCACCGATGAGGTAAAGGATGTTGTTCCTGATTTCTTGCAATTGCTGCACGGAACCATCGATTCTCCGGACATTCCTTTGAACGTATCCCGAAGCTTCCTGCAAGCCGATGGTAACGTGAAAAAGATCAATGGCTACATCACGAAGAAAGTAGCGGATAAGCTGGTCGAGTTGTTCAAGAAAGACCGTGAAGGGTATGAGAACAAGTGGAATGACATTGGTTTATTCGTAAAATACGGACTGATCTCTGAAGAAAAATTCCAGGAGAAAGCCAAAGATTTTGTCTTATTACAGAACATCGATGAGAAGTTTTTCACCATCGAGGAGTACAAAGAACATATCAAAGCCACGCAGGTAGATAAGAGCGAAACTTCGGTCTTCTTGTACACGAACGATCAGGCGAAGCAGCACACCTATGTGGATGCGGCGAAGAAACGAGGATACGATGTGCTGGTTCTAAACGAAGTTTTGGATAGTCACTTCATCCAGAATGTAGAGCAGAAGTTTGAGAAAGTAACTTTCAAACGAGTAGATTCTGATGTTATTGATAAACTGATTGATAAAGGCGAGACGCAGGAGTCTGTATTAAGCGATGACGAAAAAACCAGCGTGAAAGAGCTGTTTGAAAAAGCGATCAACAATACAAGCAACATGGTAAGCGTAGAAGCGATGGCTACTGATGACCTACCCGTTGCGGTGACTTTGCCAGAATTCATGCGACGTATGAAAGACATGCAGGCAACTGGCGGTGGCGGACCCATGATGTTTGGAGATATGCCTTTGAACTTGTCTGTAGCGGTGAATGCGAACCACGCCATTACCCGTAAAATCATCGATGCTGAAAATGAAGATGATAAAGTGGCCCTGGCCAAGCAGGCCTATGACCTTGCACTGCTTTCGCAAGGCATGCTGGATGGAGAGAGCCTGACCAACTTCATCAAAAGAAGCGTCGACTTAGCAGCGAATTAA
- a CDS encoding Gfo/Idh/MocA family oxidoreductase, translating into MIRFFLPLLMLLSMVNLNAQNKKPLKVGVVGLTHTHVHWILGREDRGDIEIVGIVEPNQDLAQRYMKQHNMSMDLVYPTMEVMVKAVNVEAVTAFGSIYEHLEVVQFFAPRGIHVMVEKPLAVSMEHATEMARLAKQHNIHLLTNYETSWYATNKEAYEMVRAGKLGTLRKVIVRDGHEGPIEIGVNQEFLDWLTDPVQNGGGAVTDFGCYGANLTTWLTQGKRPVSVTAITKTYKPEKYPKVDDEAVILLEYEDMTAILEASWNWPFNRKDMEVYGATGYVISDNGSDMRVRLAGEDRATAMKADPLPAAINDPFALLTSVIKDGFKIEDHDVSALANNLLVVEILDAAKESARTGKKVLLEK; encoded by the coding sequence ATGATCCGATTTTTTTTACCCCTCTTGATGCTCCTGAGCATGGTTAACCTGAATGCTCAAAACAAAAAACCATTAAAAGTTGGTGTTGTAGGACTTACCCATACACACGTTCATTGGATTCTCGGCAGAGAAGACCGTGGCGACATTGAAATTGTCGGGATTGTGGAACCGAATCAGGACCTGGCACAACGATACATGAAACAACACAATATGTCGATGGACCTGGTCTATCCAACGATGGAAGTCATGGTTAAGGCAGTGAATGTAGAAGCCGTAACTGCATTTGGTTCCATTTATGAGCATTTAGAAGTGGTGCAATTCTTCGCACCCCGAGGTATCCATGTGATGGTGGAAAAGCCTTTGGCAGTAAGCATGGAGCATGCCACAGAAATGGCCCGATTGGCCAAGCAGCACAATATCCACTTACTCACGAACTACGAAACTTCCTGGTACGCTACAAATAAGGAAGCCTATGAAATGGTCCGGGCTGGCAAACTTGGCACACTTAGAAAAGTAATTGTCAGAGATGGACATGAAGGTCCGATTGAAATAGGTGTCAATCAGGAATTCCTCGATTGGTTAACGGATCCCGTACAAAACGGAGGCGGAGCTGTAACGGATTTTGGATGTTACGGCGCGAATCTGACGACCTGGCTCACACAGGGCAAAAGACCTGTTTCAGTGACGGCCATCACTAAAACTTACAAGCCTGAAAAATATCCCAAGGTCGATGATGAAGCAGTGATCCTGCTCGAATATGAAGACATGACGGCCATTTTGGAAGCTTCGTGGAACTGGCCTTTTAACAGAAAAGACATGGAGGTGTATGGCGCCACCGGATATGTCATCAGTGACAATGGCTCAGATATGCGCGTAAGACTGGCCGGCGAGGACCGGGCAACGGCCATGAAAGCCGATCCTTTACCCGCAGCAATCAATGATCCTTTTGCTTTGCTCACCTCCGTAATCAAAGATGGATTCAAGATTGAAGATCATGATGTCTCGGCCTTAGCAAACAACCTACTGGTCGTCGAAATTCTGGATGCAGCAAAGGAAAGCGCAAGGACGGGGAAGAAGGTATTGTTGGAGAAATAA